Genomic segment of Arachis stenosperma cultivar V10309 chromosome 4, arast.V10309.gnm1.PFL2, whole genome shotgun sequence:
AAGTTTTTGGCAATTCAAGATGAGCAATTAATGTAGCCTGCAATTCTTAAATTGATGAATGAATCAAAATGTTGCATCTGCATTTTGTCTACACTGTAACATTTTAACACCTCTCACAATATATAAAGCATTCTCTTACTGTTTAGTGGTTCAGTTTTTTAGAGGCTCTTGCTTTACATTTACAAATGGGTTCATGTAatttaaatgtttttaattaAACTACTATAACATAAAACTAAATCAATCAAGTCCTTAATTCTATAGGTATATACTCTTTTTTCAgccattttaaaaaatattggtcttaaaatgattaaaaaattcaattaaaatttattcatttcacatcatataattataaaaaattaagcTAAAAAAATGTCCTAAGGATATTGGTTGACAcagtaaaagaagaaaatttgatttttccaatatataaatacattaaaactttaaaaaattaactttaaaaaaaaacacttcTTGTAAGTTGTATCGTTTTTAACACCTCCAAAAAATATAAAGCATTCTCTGATCTTATTGTTTAATGGTTCAGTTTTTCTAGAGGCTCTTGCTTTACATTTTCAAATTATTCTTGTAGTTTAGATGTTTTTTATTAAGCCActtcaacaaaaaaataaatcaatcatCAAGTCCTTAATTCGATAGGTGCATACTTTTTTCAgccatttttaaaaatattggaTTCAAAACTTAATATTCAATTATAGTTTATTCatttcaaataatataattctatATATTAAGCTAAAAATTTTCCTATAAAACATTGGTTAAATTTTGGTTACAATATCCTTAACTATATCCTCGATAAGTATTTTTATTGGTCTTTTTAGGATATATTCATATACTTACAtagtaaaagaaaagaatggtCACATGCATGTAAATATGAAGTCTcaggtattattattattgttattgttctGAAATTTAGCAAATTGATAACAAAAACGGTTAATAATAAAAGCAATTAAAGGATCCAACCAACAATGGGTATACTTACGTTTCAGACATTACACATTATTAAGGatttttggaagaaaaactTCTAAATTTGTAAGAATAAATATTCAGGGGAATTTAGATGCTGAAAACATTGAGGCCAGGTAGCTAATATATCCCAAAATTCAGTTCCAATTTCAATTGTTAGTTAATAAACACTATTTTGCTGCAATAGTAGCAGCTAAAAAAAACATGTGAAGAACATATGGAACTTACAAAACAATAGCAGTCTAGAAATACTTGTTGATAAAATGTATCAATCCATTGAAATTGTGAGGGAGAAATTTCTAATATTTACATCTTTCACCTCTCACTGAGATGCTAGTTTCCACTacaaaagaaggataaaaaagaaATGTCTAAGTGCCTTCTGTACAAAACTGTCTCTCAACTAGCCTATGTGAGTTTCCTTTAATATTACTTATAATCCATTCAAGCAAGAAGTGATATCCTCTTTGCAAGGAATAGTGAGACCTCCCATTGGATGATCATATCCAAATTCTTCTTCTGCTTGGCTTAGTAACTCTTGAAACAAAGGTTGATTTAAATATGAAATTGGAATCACAAACCGCTTCATTTTGTCTCCAACATAGACTGCGAGATAGCCTTTTGGAACTTCCACAGCTTTGGAAGATTCTTGGCTAACAGCAGATGATGCTCTTCTAATAGCTGGTAAGCGAAAGCCCATTGTTTTATGTTGTTTAACacaaacaacaataaaaatgaTCTCAAAGTGTGTAAAGAAGAATGATGGTTGCTATTGATTTGTGTTGCTTGAGAATGGCATAGTGATTGGTGAGTATATATAGATATAACAGATATATGTTATGTGGAGGTAGTTCTCTTCAGAAATGAATGGTAAATGTACTATTTGATGGGGTCTAGGGAGAGACAATGGCAAATGAGATCACATGGTATTGTCTTGTCTTCAATGAGGTTTCTTGCCAACATAGTTTTATCTTCGGAAAGAGACTTTTAGAGACTGAAGCCAATATAATGCAAATAAAGCCATGGCCTACTTGTTATGCTATAGACAGGCTCAAAACATATCACTTAGGCTCTTCATGTATATCCACCATATCCTCTTTTATAATCAAGTAGTTTGGTATGCTTTAATAATGCCAAATCTATCTATAATGCTAACCATAATTGCTTGGggaaaaaagaaagcaaaacaaaaggaaaatcaTGTAATTAAAATCTTAACCCTTGATCCAAAATATAGTTTCTGTCCACCATGTCTAGAGGAAATTCCTACATCCACAAATTATTGTACCAAGATTTGTAGAACATGAGGGTGCCAAGTATTCCATCTTTAACTAAAATTGTTGGGTACATGTCCCAATGTATACTTCTAGTTTCAATCATAATTTAACTCTTGACAGTGCTTTGAACAACAGAACCATGTGATTCATCAAAATGTTATTGTCTCACCAAATTTCATGTCGTTGCTTATCTCTAAATCTTGCTGAGTAAATCTATCTCTATATATACGCATGCAACATCTCAGAATCTTTCATCAAGTTTTCACAACAACATTATCCATCAACAAGTACTTTCTtccaaaaaaggaaaaaaatccACATTCTCAGAAAACTATGGCTATTCGTTTGCCTTCTTCGGTGATCCATGCTAAACGTGTCCTTGGCCGCTCTCTTTCAGGTGGCAAAAAAGTGTCTGGAAATGTGCAAAAAGGGTATCTTGCAGTCTATGTTGGAGAAGAGGAGCAAAAGAAGAGATATATGGTTCCTATATCATACTTGCATGAACCTGCTTTTCAACAATTGCTAAGTGAAGCAGAGGAAGAATTCGGATTTAATCACTCAATGGGAGGTCTAACAATTCCTTGCAGTGAAGACATCTTTTGCAGTGTGACTTCTCAGTTAAAAAGTTAGAAAGCAAGCAGGTTCATCATTCATTTCACATGCTTTTCTTTCCACTGATATGCCAAAAGCATGCAACACCAAAAATGCAAAAGCGACTTGAATCGAGTGGTAGTTAGTAGCAGATCACAACAGCTTGAGAGCAAATTGATCAGGTTATGATCTTTGCAGCCATTTCAGATGGACTAGAACCAAAGATTTCAATCCATTCTGCTGTTGAATCTTGCTGAAATGGAGACCAAGCATTTTGGATATCACTTCATGCTTTATCCAATTGATGATCACACAAAATCCCATAATGGATAGAGTTGATTGTGAGAATTTGAGTTGATGATCAAAAAGCTGAAAATGCACCATCAGCTCTATGTAATTTTGTATAGGAGCACTGAGTTGTTCCAGAAATAttataaacatttttttatatttatgaaaTAAACATCATCAGTTGATGGCAATATGTGAATTCTTATTTAGCATAGTGTCTCTCTTTTTGCTATGTTTCTCTGATGACTAGCTTTATCAAATAAAGTACTCATTTGCTATTTGGATTAAATTGTGACAAGATTTGAGAAGAGTTGATGATTTGTTTAAGGTTTATTACAAGTATGTGGTACATTTTAGAACAAGTACAACTCATAAAAGTGATCAAACTCATTTTCTTCTATGGTTCCCAGCAGAGAAATCAAAgtgaaacttaaaaaaaaaaaaaaagggatatGCCAGTATCTGAGTTTACCTTGCTGCAATGTCTCAATCCCCAATTAAATTATGTGCTTAATTATGTTTTtgaagattaaaaaaatatgaggATGTAGATGGAGACTACATTCAGAAGTACTTTCTGTACTCTTCACAAGACTTGTCATGCAAGCTGTTGTGAGTTGTGACAAATAACACCTTTGATTTTGATTGGTAGACAACCATCAATAGGGTTGTCCCTTCTTGCCTCCAAAAACTACAATTATTTCTCTTTCTCTATGAAATTATCCAAAAGCTACAAACCAAATTAATGGATTGTATATCAGATTTCAAATTTCAAGATATAATACTTATAGCTCAGTTAGCATATAAATATTATAGAAAATGTTACATGTCTTGATCATGTCTTGAACTTAAGAAGCAAGGCATTGCATTGGTTAAATAATAACTAAGTTCTTAGCTGTGCAAAGCTATTTCATTTTCAAGAAGTGATCTTGTTAGCAAATCTTCTACAACACCTTGTGATGGCTCATGAGCATGTTCTTCACTAAACCGGCAGACCCCATCATCAAGTAACTGATTAACCGTTCAAATCCGTAAGGAGCGGTATCCACACAAGTACCTCAGattctatatttatatatatatacactcaACTCTGTGTTCTTAAACACAAACTAAAACATCAGAATTAAAAAAACTTGCTTCTTCTACAAGTAATTTGAGATCTTTCCAAGAAACATGAAGAGGTTTGTGATTCCAATAGCATATTTGAACCAACCTTCTTTTCAAGACTTGTTGAGTAAAGcagaagaagaattcggataTGTTCATCCGATGGGTGGCCTCACAATTCCATGCAGAGAAAATATGTTCTTAGATATCATATCAGTTCTGGCTTAAGTTGTTCATCGGAGCAAAGAGACTGACATAACATATTTTTGTTGAAACCAATTTTGTAGTGTACAATAGTGCTTTGGTAGATTTTTTTCTCCCTTTGCTTTCATGCAAAAGTGGAATGTGTTTATTAGTTTCAttacttattattaataaaaatctaaaatattatttaagcTCATTGTGTTTCTGTTATTTCGGTTTCTCTTGTTTATTCTATGCCCCTAAGGCAATATGATAGAAGAGTAAAGACTATAGAGGCTATAAAATCCAGTAAGACTATCCAAAATTTGTGGTAGCATTTAGCATACACAGAAGAAGCAGTGTATTGTATGCTGCAAATTCATTTGCTAGAACCTAGCTTGCATACAGGATATGGCCAAAATATTTCGACACAGCCACAAATTGTAAAAGCAGTGTAGAAAATTAAAGCCTTGACATATCCAAACTTGAATACTTAGccatcaaaatttaaaaaattagttaatgcTTCTTTCTTCTTAGTTTCACACTCTACACTGTGACACCAAATATTTTATGAATGCAACTAGTATTATTGATTTGCTTATGTATGATAGTACAGGATTTTGGAAGCAAAAATCTGCAGATTAAAAGAAACAGATAAAAGTTTCCAGGTACTGAAAATCAATGGCATTCCATAAAATTCATCCCTAAAAAGTTATTCGTTCTTCAAATaggttttcgaaattttttttttttagttaaatttgtCTTTGAGGGTGTGTTTGTTTGAGGTGAAAATAggcacttttttttttttttaatattgaattTGAGTTGGTGTAATCCATCAAAATGTTTAAACAATTGTATTTAACGTCATTGTGGAAATATACAAAACGTCACCGccgttttcaattttttttaattaaaaaaaaaataaaaaagatcaaaACATCAATGACGTTTTCCTATTTcccatttaaaaaaaatttcccCATGCAAAACGGTTCTGCcgttttgtaaaaaaattatttttacatacAAAACGTTGGTGACGTTTTATATCTTCTAAAACGGAAAAAATTATCCCATACAAGAGTAAAATTCACATACATTAAAATATTGGGGCACATCACATAATTTGTTCcagtataaaaaaaaatcagccGAAAATAGGAGGAAGGAAATAGGAGAGAAAGAAATTGAAAGGAAAATagctattttcttttgtttgattgaatgaaaaagtcaaagaaaaaaaatgaatagtGTAAAAAAATAGGTGGGACCAATTGAAATTTTTTCCCCTCCAATAATGgttgaaaaatagaaggaaaatatacttagtattttttaatatattttagaatATGTAagtgttacggtaggtaaccggagattaatacgTCGAATGGCGTTTAGCGGCCCAAGTGTATGATGGAGGAAAGCTCAGGGTAGGTCCGtgactcgggaggctccgtccgacttgtgctcgcgtgtgaatggggggtggtacctgcaaagacactccgatgcctaagttagcaagagtgtgagcaggtttagagagtattggaacttagagatacctgaggggtgtcagtgtatttatagtggtgagccaataaccaccgttggtgtagtgccgtatctttagggtaGTAACCGTCCctattatcttggggaggttaagatatggctttatgaggtggttagagagattttaggggcggttactcatttgaatgagtgtttatctgccagctaatctcacatcCGACCTCTTCAGACCAAGTCGTGGTTcgacaccgacttcttatgtgaagGTCGGCACTTAGCTAGGTTCTAATCCTTTAGATTAGGCCTTTTGGTTGGACTTGGGCCTTtgtattgggccagggtatgaacagtgcccctacttgagcccaaatcttttaaagtttgggttcaagtattcagCTCGGGTGCGTAGTCGACTTGTTTGAAAGAACACGGGTCTtggaaaccgacgtgattttcgcgacttttagtttctgacagttacgtcaactcaagcgtcgtgtccgttgagggaTTATTTAGGGATTTGGGgactttggtaacggtgcagtctcattaatgactgcctcgctttttaccattatgccccttagccttttttataaatactttccctctctttccattttccgtttctgcaatctttcaaacttcttcTTATCTTGTTCGTGCTGCATCCTTGCGTTCGAAGACTTCTGTTCCTCTCCCATCTCCATTTttggataaaggttagttttgCTTTTTCCGTGTCATGCTttatgtttgcatgttttgttttgcGAGTAGATAGGTTGACCTGTAGATTCTAGTTTCGAATCTCTCTTCTTTAGTGGCCgtgttttttgattttctttttctttttcctttttgtaggttttctgccacttttcttctttatatataaaaaatggcttctgtagacattctttctcagtgggttgatgatacggtccttggggaggaaccgttggttgacgctgagttcatcactcaccttcgtactcatcataggctctgtacttcggacgaggacgagcccaaatatgaactgataatcccgggtcctgaagaccgggtctgttttgggagagttaatgaggcggcccctcattttttcttcatgtatgaatgtatgatcacccgcttgggtgtttttcttcctttctcagaTTTCGAGATATCCGTTTTGCACCACTGTAaagttgcccctactcaactccaccccaattcctggggttttttgaagatttatCAGTTTATAAGCCACGCTCTGGACTTCCCGACTTCCCTGAgaatcttcttttatcttttccatatgactaagccctttagtgggctaaacaacaaacaacaatgggtatccttccgagccattcaaggtcggaggattttcaccctttttgacgagtctttccatgacttcaaaaacttcttcttcaaggttcaagctgtagagggtcaccaccccttttttctggacgagcactcctcccctcgctttcccctttacTGGCTGCCAGCCACCCCTTGCGAAAAGATTGGTCTAGATGACctagacgaggtggaggcggccattgtggggtttttccgagaagcatgggggagggccccatacttAGATACGAGAAAAATCCTCCAGGGGACGTCGGTCTTTGTTCAGTCTTGCATAGGTAGCGCATGCATTTCCTTTATCCGAGTTCTTTTACCGACTTGTATTTTTCTGACTTGTAACTTGGTTgtttcttttgtagatatggcaaaaaaGAATGCTCAAGAGTCCTACCAGCGGGTGCAGGAAGCTAAggcgaagtcccgggctaggtcCGGGGGTTCCAAGGCGGTcgtctctcctcctcctccttctcctcctcctagAAATGTGGGTACTCCCTCTCAACCTATTATTATTTCCTCCTCCTCAAGTTTGGCTCGACCACTCCCTTCTGCCCAACTACTTTCCGAGccggagaagaagaagcgcaagacttcagagtctggccCTTCTTGGGaaggtggggttaaggcggatgctcttgcattcgtccgaaagaacatctatcctctTATAAgcatggatgatgtttctgttcggaaCCACCTTACCGCTCTGGCCGAGGAAAGTTTTAGGGCGGCGGGAGTTTAtggcaaacttttggacatTTTCGAGAAGACTCCCCTCAGCTCCTTGGGGACTTCCTCGAAGGTTGCGGAGCTGGAGGAAAGGCTTCTTTTGTTTGAAAAGCATCAAgaggagttgaaggaggagagggATAGGTTGAGGAAGGAGAGAGATGGCCTCCGGGAGAAGGAGAGTCAGCTGCGAGCCCAATGTACTATGGAGGTAAATCTAAGGAAGGCAGCCCAGGAGAGTTATCAAAGCCTATTTAAAGATATGGTGGAGGTGAAGAAGGATTTGGTGAATTCTCGGAATGCTTATGCTGActtggaggactctatcgccgatggcgccgaggagtcttggagaattttcctgGAGCAGGTCAGGGTTATAGCCCCCGACTTGAATCTTTCTCCACTATATCCTGACAAAGTGGTGATTGACGGTGCCATTGTTGATCCTCCTGCTCCCGAGGTCCTTTCCGAGTCAGACCtaaagactcgggggcagaggattatagagtctcctcctcattccaaagatgctccgagttcttcaaCCCTTGCTCCGACTTCCTCTTTGGCTCCTCCTCCCGGTCCTGGTGGTGTTCCTCCTGGTGGTGGTGATTCCTCTACTCCGTCCAAAAAATGACTTCTTTATCTttgtggctatatgggggcccgg
This window contains:
- the LOC130976897 gene encoding auxin-responsive protein SAUR24-like, which codes for MAIRLPSSVIHAKRVLGRSLSGGKKVSGNVQKGYLAVYVGEEEQKKRYMVPISYLHEPAFQQLLSEAEEEFGFNHSMGGLTIPCSEDIFCSVTSQLKS